From Rhododendron vialii isolate Sample 1 chromosome 7a, ASM3025357v1:
AAAGCAACAAAAACGTTAATAAAAATCAAATATGATCCCAAATAATTCTATCCATCAAAGCAACAGGCACACAAAGaaatgaacacacacacactctatAAACGAAACTCCGATTACTGGTATCAGGTAATCTGTTATACTCTGTCACATTTGAATATATTGCATTCTGCTATCAGTTGCACATACCAGAAAATACAACTATTGACTGTCTTTAGTGTAAGGTAGACTGaataaagtgaaaaaaaaaaaaacgatgaaACCAAAACATCACAAGAATAAATAAACTTTACAGCGATGTCAGAAATCATGTTTCCATGGTCTTCATATCAAAAGCAGTTCTTACAATTCTACAAGTTAGCCTTGACATGAGTAATATATCCATTGAAATAATAACACCACAAAAACAAACGAACTTTACGCCGACTTCATAAATTCATGTTTTGAAGGTCTTCTTATCACTAGCATTCTTACAATTACATAATTTAGCCTGCAGAGTTTAACAAAGTCAATACAGCACAAAAGCACAACAGACGAACACATACAGGAATGCATAAACACACACACGAGGACAACATAAATCTGAAAATTAACCAAAATGCGAAAGTACGAAATTAATGAAGTCTTACCAACGAGCACCAAATTCAGCTTCGCACACTgcacaaggggaaaaaaacaaaaaatatatatatcaaagAGCGAACAAGTATAATCTAACCCAACTGAGCTAGAATAACGTGCTTTCAACGACCTACACGATAAAAACCAGAGTATATCTAGATTACggagaggaaaaagaaagtgaaattaCGTTGTAAATCTGCCATGCTTTGCCGACGCTGACGGTGACGAAGGTCTCGGTGCCTAATCTTTGCACAGAGAAAGGAACGCTGCTTGTAATGTATCCGATTGCTCTAAACGGCTCGAATATTCccattctagagagagaagagaggtgTTTCTCTGTGATTTTTGGCGGTTTATcagtttttagggttttggagcGCAAGGGGTTTAAGACACGAAGAAGACGGTCGTGACGACGCCGTAATTGGTTTCCGTAATGGAGTCCCGGTTTTGGGCCAAGTTTGATCGCTTCAATTGATCTTGGCCGTTCATTGGAAATCCtaaaccggttgaaaccggagGGAAACCCGCTTTCCGCCCGCCCCCTCAACTCTCCAAGGTCCGTTTAGTTATCAGAAAATAAAAGTAGTAGAAAAAGATATTACAATGAAACTATATTTTGAACGTAGTGGAATTAACATTTGTTGTATTTTCGTCAATTTAGTGAGGCTTctcctaaacttttttttttttctggggggggttgttttttgttttgtcttctttattaaaaaaaatcatgtttgttAGTTTcgagtcaaatttttgtggattattgattcgtctcgacgaaagagaatcggaaaagtaatttttttttactttaacccaaatattgtttgaaatatccaagatagaaggccaaattttgaactttatcttggatatttccaaaaaaaaaaaattgattttttattccTCTCTTTCAGACGAAtcaacaattttcaaaaatttagcgcaaaaactaacaaatacccaaaaatattgaataagggcaaaacaaaaacaaaaatcatgaaaaacttAGGACAACAAGGCCTTGGTAGGAAAATGAGGAACAAACTACTTGTGGTTTTGCCACCACTTAGATTGTTGAGAGGTTGCTAATTAATAAACGTAAAGTTTTCAGCTGATTATTGGTTTCgagattttaaataaaaaagatacTATGAGTTTAAGTTGATTAGAAGGTAAAagatttttcctcctttttctttcaGCATTTTGAGAATGTTTGATCAAGTTCGTGGCTTAGGAGTTGTTCagctaaaaaattcaaaatggattattttgtccttattaaaaaaaaatcacatgtgttagtttttcgtcaattttatAAGAATTATTGTTTCATTATGACGgaaagaatctaaaaaataaaaattacaattaaaactcaattttttttaataaagacgaaaaatggattattggcttattttttttatcttaattcAAAAGAATTGAGTTTTGGTCCCAATTTTTgcattttagatttttctcgtaatgacgaagcaataatccaagCCAAGTGCAATCGTAGCGGCCAAGTACAgtttgatgcggccaagtgcaattcgatgtggCTCAGAGCAATttgtagcggccaagtgcaattcgtagTGACCAAGTGTAATTCGTAGCGGCAAAGTGAAATTCGtagcagccaagagtaattcgatgCAGCCAATAGTAATTAAtaacggccaagtgcaatttgatgcggccaaatgtaattcAATGTGACTAAGAGCAATTCGTAGCGGCTAAGTGCAACAATTCGtagcagccaagtgcaatttgatgcggccaatagtaatttgataaaaaattgaccaaaaaagattaacaaatgaaaaaaaaaaatcaaataagaacaaaaaataatccacaATTAATGACTTTTTTAGCCGAACAAGACCTTAAAAAACACTCCAGTTGGATCCTTGCAGTCATCTCGATAGCAATATAGGAATATTGATATTGCTTCCAACGGAGGATTTACGGTAAAGACAAGTGGGGACAAAATTAAGAACACTAGTACTAGTATGTCATTTCGAGTTACGCAATGCTGAGTGTTCAAAATACGACGAAAGATTAATTGTTGGGTGTGACAAAATTGGTTGAAATCGTGTTGGCCCTCATCAAATTCAGTTTGATTAAAGATTTCTTGCAATATTTATGGTTCTCACTTGAAAAGATTGCTCAAAAAGATCTCACAGCCCCGTACAGAAACTAGTTGGGTAAAATTCCTATACTGAAACTCATTGCAGCTAGTACCATCAAAATAGGCATAAAAAATGGCATTTGTTCTTAAAGCACctgaaaacgtaaaaaataGTACACCTAcaagagacacacacacacacacacaaaaccacCCCCCCCGAAAAAATGActtctaattttaattttgataactCGAGTGTGTAAGACGATACTGGGAAGATTTGCACCATCTCGAGACCAATGGATGTTTCGGATAACCACTCTCTATTTTCAGTTAGAAATCCCATCGGCAAAACTAGAAACGGAAGAAAAAATGGGTCTCTTACTATTATTTTCTTTcaatctttttcatttttcttctcttctacaTCCCCGAAATCCAAGAtcaaaataaagcataaaagcATTAGAAGCCAGCTCAGATTCGACTACAAACCAAGTtgtccaaactcaaaaattcaaaaatatgaCTAGGCTGAATAACTATAAACACCGGCAACATCGAATAGTAAGTCAATCAACTAATCACAAAACACAAAAGGATCTGAATTCATGTCATCGTTCGGTAATCTCGACCTGTGATAATCAACTTCAACACAAAAGTTCCATTGCCTTCTCAATATCTGGACCGAAAGGTTAGGTGTTATAAACCCAGAAGATGAAAAGTGTTCAGTTGAAGGAGCACACGGGTTTTTCCGAATGAGGATTCCTCGTCAGATTGTCAAACTTTGCAAAATTGTGAGGCTTGATAACAATTTAGAGCTTCAGAAAAGCAAGATGAAACTTCCTCATTCAGTTGTCACACTCTTTGCAAGATTGCGAGGTTGGTCAACATTGTAGCCACGCAGAACTGTGAGGTGATAGGCCAACAACTGCATCCagagaaaaaacaaattgaaaaaggATGATGAAGAATGTAGTAACTCGGCAAGAACACAATTCAACAGGACAATCATAGGAGAACtattggatcaaaaaaaaaaatcataggaGAAAGGTAATTGGGATGCGAAACAAGGAGAAAGAAAGTTACACTTGCATGCAGCAATATGCTTGTAATGCATATTATGGTTCACAGATACTCCCTGCATTTAGTTTGCTTGCatcatttttcattgtttgttgaAAAACGAAAAGTCAATAGAATTTTGTCACAAATCCTTACACATTATTCTAGGACACGTATCTTTGACCATAGATCTTGGGTACGTTGAACAACAAACTGACAGATGAGAATGAAGGGTGGTTGGAAGTTGACTAAAGAAAATTAGAAGAGGTATCAACGAACTTGGAAGGCATATTCAACTGAAGATGCCTTCTTTCCGAGTACTGACAAAATTTGAGCTGAATCTTGACAAATAAAGCTGTTCAGTCATGACTCATAACTTCCAAGCTACTTCAAGAAAACCTCAATTAGAGCCACTACAAAGAACAATAGTGCACATCACTTCAATGGACTCTTAATTAGCAGGTCCATATCACAACACTTCTAGAACATTAGCATACACGACCGCAACAGGTTTACAGTTCAAGCTCCTagacattttattttatttttttgataagttgttAAAGCTCCTAGACATGCAAACCACCAAACTACAGCATGACATTGAAATATCCAAACAAAAGATCTAAGATTCAAATCCCATATAACTTGCATCATCTAATTCATATTGGTCACTAATATCCAGTTCAACAAAAGTAAGATATATTTGAAAATATGTCAGACTGGTCTGATTACATTACCTGCAATGGAACTATGTTAATTACTGGTTGAAGACAGTCCTCAACCCGAGGTACTTCAATTACTCTACAAGAACCGCCCACATTTACAGACGCTGCATCCCCTCGTGAACACATCACAATGAGTCGACCTTTGCGAGCATTGAGTTGCTGAATTACTGACTGCTGCTTGCTGTCAGAGAACTAGAAGATGTCAGCACAGAAACAAAAGTTCAATTGGAAAAAGACTAAGAGTGTTTTCTTTACTAAAAACACACAGACCTGAAACAAGGATCGCGAGTTGCAATAACAACAATTGGGAGAGTTTCGTCAACCAGTGCCAAAGGACCATGTTTCATTTCACCTGCAAGAATTCCTTCACTGTGCATAAGTGCCACCTCCTTCACCTTCAAGGCCCCCTCAAGAGCTGTTGCATAGTTGTATCCTCTCCCAAAAACAAGAAGCGACTGCTCAGCAATCAAAAGTTTTGCAAGATCCTTCATTTCATGGTCAAGCTTCAGCACCTCTCTGACTTTGCCTGCAAAATGAGAAGTCATAAAATTAGAACAAGCAGAAATTACAGAAGTATTTCTGAGGGAAATTAATATAGCACAAGTCTTTTTTCCATTGGCACTCTTTATTAGCTAATCTTCATCGATATGAATTTTCGACATTTCCATGTGAGAATGCGAAGTAAGAATCAATAAATGAAAGGGCAGTTTTGTAGTTcaataaaaagacaaaaactggAGTGTACAAAAGAGTGCTAAAATTATATCTCATCCATGAACAGGACTACAAAATATGCAACATGACGAGGAAAAACCCAAATAACTTACTTGGCAATTCAAATAGGCCGTCTATTGTAGCCTCTCTTCTTGATTGACTGGATATTGCATCGCTTCCAATTGCTAGTGCCAACATTGTCATTACTACTATTTGACTCGTATACGCCTGTTGCAAAGGTAATGAGATGAATAGATGATAACTACAATACAAGAACACATAGAAAGGATCTTTAAGAAACCTATGTTTATTTCACCTTGGTACTAGCCACACCAATCTCAGCACCAGCATTAATATGGACACCACAGTGTGTCTTCCTGGCAATTGCACTACCAACAGTGTTCGTAATGCCAACGCATAATGCACcattttctaatgcatattctAATGCTTGCAATGTATCTGCAGTTTCACCAGATTGACTAACAAAAACAGCAGTATCTTCTCTGTATATCGGTCCCTGCCGATCCAGCAGATCACTGGCAATCTCCATTGTAACAGGTATGCCTTTGAATTTCACAAAATAATCAATAAAGCAGTGATCATATTAACATTAGCAGTACCCTTGAAATTCACTATCTATAGCAGAAAACAATCAAGAAGTACTTACCAGAAAGTTcttccaatatggatcttgaaGCTAAAGCAGCATTGTAACTTGTACCACAGCCAATAAAAACTATACGCCTGCTTCTCCTGATGGTTTTCAGGTGATCCTTCAGTCCACCCAAAAGAACTGTTTTGGCTTTGCATGAACCTCCACGTATAAGTCTCCCTCGCATGGTCGTCGTTAGAGACTCCGGTTGTTCATGAATTTCTTTCTGCATGTAGTGCTCATaatttcctttatttatttGCTCAACCTCCATCTCAAGAATGGACAACGCACGTTGCACAGAAGCAGGTCTAGCAAGACCGCCACTGCGTTTTCCTTTACCATGATCAAACTTAAGGATGGACACAGCCCCGTCCTGAAGCAAAGACCATCAGAAATAAAATAGTGTATACCATCTATATGAAGATATCAATGATGAACCCAATAGCAAACCCATCAGCCCAGAGCAAGTGAAACATTGGTAAGCCCAAGAACCAAAATCAACTAAATATGGAAGAGAGAGCtctagaagaaaaaagaagaagaaaagagaatcAACCAAATAGTAGACAAAAGGCTTGTCAAATAGGAAGCTTCTCGACCATCTCAGACCTATCAGTGCAGTTACAAGTCCCCACAAAGTCACGACTGAACAAGGAAGATTTCGAAGCAACTTGGTATGACAGGCATTTGATCCAAGACAATTGAGAAGATATTGTGGTAATTAGAAGATCACCTAGATTGGGCTAGATCTAGCGGTTCATTTATTGGCAGTTCTTATCCAGGGTTCCAGAAACCTCTTCATTTAAATTAGTTTCAAGTAATTTGGCTGCCTCTACAGCCTTGAAGGATCTTGCTTGCACTAGTAAACAAAATGCTTCCTGCGTggttttaatttaaaattactGATACCAGCAAATGATGACAATTCATTTAACAGCTTCAACTTTATTGCTAATTTAACAATGGCAGCTATCTATAGATACTATCTAACAAATTTAAGCTTGAGCTACGCAATCCCTATTCCTAGCTGATATCGTCGCCGGCATTGTCAGAGTATTAAACTAATGTCTGCACAAAAGCTAGAATATCTCTTCTCCAGACTTCGAATGTATAGCAAATGTTTTGAGAACGCAACTGATAATGCAGTGAAACTCATTTTTTAACAGTAGCTGTACCTCCCCAAGCATCAACCCTGAGAACGTAGTCACTGAAAAGTTAAAAGTTCAAGCTTCAGTGTTCTAGAATGTTTTCTGTAACCACAACCCACCCACCCAATGAGTTAGGAATTGAACAGCAAATGACCGTCAACAAACTCAGGGTATTCACATcttaaaaatactaaaatcaCCCCATTTTATGTGCTCCTTCATTTCCATCACCATCACATCTCTCCATGGCAATGCTGTGCTAAAAAGCATGGACACTTTTAGAATGGAGTCGCATCAGCATATGACACCTATAACCCCAATATTAATCACACATATGCATCTGAGTAATTCGTAAACATATCCACAATTTGAAAGCAATTAACTTTACCTTTCAAGTATTGGACGCTTTCTAGATACTCTAGTCACAAATCCGGACTTTTATGAAAAGATCAGATCATGGCACTTCTTGTAGCATTAGAGTGGAATTATAAGGACAAGATTACTTCTTAAAGGAGGAGAAAATGATGAGACTTAAATACCTTCAGGTGAACAACTTCACCATCCTCGATAACTAAGACCTTCTTTGTGTGTTCAATTACGGCATTGGCATCACTGGACAAGAAGAGTTCTTTGGGTTGCCCACTCTTTGTAAGGAGTTTAACGTCATGAAAGGATGGACCATTGCTCATGTCTTCATTAAACTCCTGTGATAACAGCAATTTCAATTTAAGAAACcagagtaaaacaaaaaaagaatagcACAATTCCTTGTGCCTGGTGAACGGTGGATTGTGGAAAAACCAGCTAATGCTTCAACAAAAGCATTTCCAATTACAATAATTGAAAGAAAGTAATCCATAGATAAAGTTCTTCATCAAAGCCAGGTTAAGCTAAGGGGTAAGGGCGAGCGTTTCCAAGACTCGAGGATCATCAGACACTTCCACCCATATAATGAACTGAAGTTCTCACCCTCATTAAGAAAGTACCTAGAGTTTCTCACATCCACGTTAGTCACTGCAAATGTTTTATGCAAAAAGATATAGCTAATCTTGACGAAAAATCCAAACAACTAATATGATGATAGAGCAAGATGCTGTAACTCAGGTGAGCAATGGAAGAAATCTTCAGTAAAAGTGTCATTTGAATATAACTCACTTTGACACCAAGGAGCAATGGACTACCGCGTTTGCAAGCAATCAATTCATTAGGATAATGTTGGCTTTTAAAAATGAGTGCATAGGCTCCCTCAAGATGCCTCATAACTTCAAGCACAACTTGACTGAAGGTGACAGTCTGATCACCTGCAACACAACGAGTTGCACCAGTGACCATGAAATTTATGTGCAAAAGAAAATAGGAAGTCAAACGTTTACTAAGCTAATAAGCACGTTTAGTTTCTCCAccagaaaaaattaaacacaCCTAATACCCATCCATCACAGGAGAACTATTACTCTTTGGAGATTGCGTTCAAAATCTATGACTACAATTTCCATCTACTAGTCCAAGCGCATCCTTAATGTACAGGCGCTTAGGGACAGGAAAGAGCTTTTTATGCGACCAGAAAAATGATATCACCAATTCAAGCCGAGGAAATCAGACAGCTGTGTTATTCAACAAAGATTGCAAATCCAACAAAAGTGCTCAAAAAAACAGTGTGAGAACAATGTAAGTAGCACTGGTGATCACACTACCCACGAGTTGGATTCCCATCCCTCTCAACTGGATTcccattttccatcaattttagGCCTACTCCTTAACAACTTAAGCTGAGCTAACATTAGTAGTCAAATGTACAGCCAGTTACCTTCTTCATTTGCCTTGTCAAAAACAAACTTTGCAAGCTTCGGAATCACTTCTGTATCTGTTTCTGATTCAAAGTTAAACCCATGCCGGAGTAGTGTTTCCTTCAACACCTGAAGATTACAACATTACATCAGCATGAGCCCCTTAAGTAAACAGGAATCCATTAAGTAGAAGACTTGCGGATAAAAGTGCTTCAGAGATGGAATAATAATCACAGGAATAGAAGTCAGATGGATCTATAAATATCATAGGAAGAAAATGATCGTAGGAGTAAGCTGAGTAAAAGGGAAGATAAGGAGGTGATGTATAAACCATCCAATGAGACAGGAAATACAAGTTGTGTTGCGTGCACTAAAATCCAAAGCTGCATAGAACACATAACTTGCATATAAAGGGACCAAAAATAGTTTCAGCAAAAAAACCTTCTATAACAGCAATGTAAATATCAATTATTTCACTCATCAGCAATTTACTTCTCTCTCTTAAGCCCGTTTGAATGTCCAATAACTCGAGAAATAAATGAAAGGCTTTGTTGGCCAAGATCGAACAATCAAAAGAGCCTTCCACATGAATCTATTACTAACTTCTTCGGGAATAAAACAGAAAAATGTCAATCAAATAAAACAAACTATGCTGGTATGcccaagtgatttttttttttcactgtcATCagaaacaaagattaaaaaaaaagtaatcggAAGTTCCAAATCTAGGAAGATTTGAGCTCAACTTTTACCATGTTTACTTGTTCTCCCATTACGATTGACCACATGCACTCTGGTTTATTACACTGCTTTCTATGTGTCAGTTCTCTTGGTTTGTTCCCCCACATGGGCAGGGACCTGCACATGAGGGAAGCTATGACAGCCTGATGTGCATTGTTCAGCACACTCTCTAGTGACTCATGCTTTTGGGGCGAGCAGTTGGCTAGCAATAGacataaattttcaaaagaatGAATAAATAGTTACACCCGCTGCTTCAACATCAAGAGACCAAATATACTGACTCTCAGACACATCAGAAAAAAGTAAGGTCTGCAAAAAACCCACCAGTATTCAGaaggagacaaaaaaaaaaaggagaaacgAGGGAAAACCGTCagtagccaaaaaaaaaatgagtacaaTTATTCTCAATTCCAAAGGTTTGAATAGTATATAGAGAGTTATACATGCACATGTAGAGAGAATAGCTATACAACTATGAAAGTAGAGCATTGTCACCTATTTGGGTAAAAGCATGGATATGGAGCCAGAAAAGGCACATACACTTAAGTATAAACTACAAACATCTTATCAGTTCAGAGAATTATCAATAAGCTTAAATTAGTTACCAACTTCCAAGTGCATAAAACAATCTCGTACTCGCTTCGAACCGAACTTACGCAGGCTACTCAACTGGTCTATAAACTTCTATAAACAATAAACTACAAGTTCCAAGCCCAGATGTGCCGTCAGACCACCAATATATAACATGAACACGATAACACAATACACTACATCTTTTAGCCAGAACTATACTCAGAAGTATCGGAAAGCCTGTTATTATACTCGAGAAAATCTCACACCAGAATCTAACTAGAGAAAAATTCATCGTCAAATCTTAAGCAAACCTGATAATTAGTGACAACTCCATTGTGAACGACTAAAAACTCGTTTCCAGTGCCAGATGTCTGAGGATGACTATTCCTTGGAGCAGGCTCCCCATGGGTCGCCCACCTGGTGTGTGCTATTCCGGCATGAACCGAAAATGATTCCTCCAAATTTAAGTCTGTGGTGGCAACCTCTGGAAACAACAATAAATGTTTTAAGCCATATAATGAGCAGCCTATGCTACCATAGAACCAATTTCAGCACTACTGCGACAAACCACAGAAACATTTTAGAATCATTTAATCTCGGGACAAAAAGGCAGAAGGGAAGGTAGCTCGTGATTCTCGTCTCGGTCTTCTCGAAAGGTAGTTTAGTGGGTAGGCAACTCACTCAATCAATAGGAATTCTCTCTAGAACCCTAGAAGGAAGCCTGGGGCTAGGAACCAGAGAAAGGGAAGCCCTAAGCCTATAATCGGTTCCGACCCTAAGCCAACCTCAAGCCCATACTTGAGCAAATTCATCATTAACTCCCCATAAATGCTCATGCCGTACATCAATTTGTATCATAGGTTCAGAGCCCCActagtggacggtgggattggtccccgGGATTAGTCGAGGTATGCGTACGCTCGcccggacacttgagttattaaaaaaaaaaaaaaaagttcacggCCCAATCTCACTGCCCCACCAATCGTGTTTGTCAATTGTATGTGCTTGCACTGGTATGGATGGAATCCGAAGTTTTTGCTTCATTTCGTCCCAAATGttagaaatttaacaatttcAAGTCAATTCTTCAGGTTttttctcctcctctttctGGACATATCTTTCACTTTCCTGGTACCGAAACAGAACTTTATCACGTAATACTTCAATAAAAGCCCTTCGCTTCCCACTCAATCCTCGCTTTGCACTCCCTCACTCAATTCTCGCCCTTGCGGATTTTAGTAATTTGACATGTTTTTGGAAGTTCCTTCACGCTCATGCCCGCGGATTGTGCGACTAATGTTGGTCCTGTTTTCGGAA
This genomic window contains:
- the LOC131333338 gene encoding glutamine--fructose-6-phosphate aminotransferase [isomerizing] 1; its protein translation is MCGIFAYLNYNVGRERRYILEVLFNGLRRLEYRGYDSAGISIDSSSPSPLSNGSSADSLTPLVFRQAGNIESLVKSVYEEVATTDLNLEESFSVHAGIAHTRWATHGEPAPRNSHPQTSGTGNEFLVVHNGVVTNYQVLKETLLRHGFNFESETDTEVIPKLAKFVFDKANEEGDQTVTFSQVVLEVMRHLEGAYALIFKSQHYPNELIACKRGSPLLLGVKEFNEDMSNGPSFHDVKLLTKSGQPKELFLSSDANAVIEHTKKVLVIEDGEVVHLKDGAVSILKFDHGKGKRSGGLARPASVQRALSILEMEVEQINKGNYEHYMQKEIHEQPESLTTTMRGRLIRGGSCKAKTVLLGGLKDHLKTIRRSRRIVFIGCGTSYNAALASRSILEELSGIPVTMEIASDLLDRQGPIYREDTAVFVSQSGETADTLQALEYALENGALCVGITNTVGSAIARKTHCGVHINAGAEIGVASTKAYTSQIVVMTMLALAIGSDAISSQSRREATIDGLFELPSKVREVLKLDHEMKDLAKLLIAEQSLLVFGRGYNYATALEGALKVKEVALMHSEGILAGEMKHGPLALVDETLPIVVIATRDPCFSKQQSVIQQLNARKGRLIVMCSRGDAASVNVGGSCRVIEVPRVEDCLQPVINIVPLQLLAYHLTVLRGYNVDQPRNLAKSVTTE